The nucleotide window caagtaaaaaataaaactttattattcttatttattttatatttttttgcatCTGAAATCACCCTTTTTTTTAATATgattttttcttcccttttttttaatatgattttttctttcttttttgtatttGATTTCTCCGTAATGAAAATTTACATTTATTTGGTCATAGCTTTTATAGTCGAAAAGATACAATATTTTTATGTTCTGCTGCTATTGTTTCTCTGCTCTGTTGTTGCGTGTTTGTTCTTCTTTGCAGGTGATGGTGGCAGAAGGGTGGCCTGCCGACGTGGAGAAGCGGCGCAAGGGAAGCATGCGGCTAgaatttcttctctttttttttttttgctgaaaaTAATTTAGTTTTTCGGCCATTTGGGCCATTAGGTTTTTTAATTTATTGAGTTTTGTAATTTGTAATTGGActtttgatttattatttttatttagtttctgTTTCGGGCCAAGCAAATTGGGCCTACTACACATGGCATTAAtgagaatttttttgaaaaacatgagtctaattaaaaattttaaagaggaGCTGATTGATTTTTAACACAATTGACATAAGTATTATTATCAATGCAAGAGTACATAAGTTTAAAAAAAGTCAATAACTTTAGTGCCCTACATTCTATGTCaagattaaaattttgaatactAAACCATATCTTAATTGACATTATTGTTGCAACAATTAGACCACTTAAGCAAATATAATCTTCCAAGAGTTTGCGAGGCATGGATAGGAGtagaaattatattaaaaaatcctaattcaaaaatatagagataaaaatcatttaattagaggacatggataaaatttATTTCTAGTACAAAAATCATAATAAAACTTAACTCTTACCATttagtttaaaattaaaattaattaaagattaaatCCACAATTTATACCATATGAAAATTTAACCTGTCATGTtcgtatatattaaaaatattggaaaaaaataaacttaaaaatctAACACTTGAATATAATTGAACATTTTTCCTTTGGTAATTGGGCCTGATGTTGAGCTGCAGCCAAGGTCATCAATGGGAGAAGAGGCGGttaatgtttttttttctaaAGACTTTAATTAGAAGAGGGCGGCTAACAATGTTTTTAGATACTGAAATGAGCAAAGGACGGCTTTCCCATGGtaataattttgtttttttatcatcatcataataaattttctaaatttaacCTCTCCTACATTAGATCTATAAAACATAAAGTGTTCCCAAAATATTGTACATGAATCTATAtacaaatatggaaaaataagaaaaatgataaattacaAACACCTAACATGCCAATCACCTCTTCCTTTTTCTTGAAATATTCGTGTCTGACATAGAAAAATCACGTGTCCTAGTTCGATTTTTGACCTGATTTTAAGCTGCAAATGACTAAGATGGTGCAGTTTCATCATCAGAATCATAGTGTGGGTTCCCTTGAAATCCAGGAAAAGCTTGTTGCATCATTGGATTTACTGGAACTGGAAATGTTTGTTTCATCATTGGGTTCACTGGGACTGGAAATTTATGTGCAGAACTAACAATGGTTCGTTCGTTTATCGTCCCGACTTCCTTGCAGATTCGATCGAGAACCGTAAGGAAATCCCTCACCACCATGAAGATTCTAAAGGGATGAGCTTCTTCCTTTGCTGAATTCCCATGGAAGTATTCAGTAATCTCCTTGACTAGTGATAGTGCTAGCCTTTCATGTGCTTGAATCCTTGGGATTTCCTGTTCAGCCATTTTCATAAACTGGTTCATTGATTCCGAAAATTTCTCTTTGCTCTCATCCAACCCCATTGTTTCGTTTAATCGTAGGACGTCACCGATGTTTTCGAGGCCTCTAGAAAGCTTGGAGACATCACTACTGAGTGCCTCTGAATCCATTGCAGCTGCTTTTCTAACATTGGTGAGCTCTGAACTAAGACCTGAAACGACTTGTAAACCGAGTTTTCTACACCGAGCATCTTCGGTTAAAGTGGAGTTTGGTGTTTGGTTGGTATTCAAAAGACGAGCACCCTCGGCTCTTATGATTTCTTGCACGACGAAATGTAGGAGTGTTGTCTTACCATCAGCACCCTTGACATCAATAAGTTTAAGGAGTGTATCGAGTTTAAAGGCTAGTGCATCGCCCCGATTCGTCCCAACATTCATCCGGTTCCCGGTCTTAAGTACTGCCTCTAGCAGCTTCAAAAACATCCTACTGTTTCTCAGTTCATCACAAGCCGCCTACGAAAAGGAAAAAAACACACAATGTCATTTTAGTCCATTGCAAAACAGATCGAAACGATGGAATCGAGTAGAATTACCTCTAGAGTTTCGAAAGAGTTCTTAAGGTACTCAATTTCAGACTCGAAATTAGCTACGTACAACATCGCATCGACCCGTTTAAACGCAAAGGGTATATCGAGAACCATCTTCAAGAATCTCTCAGCCGGACCGAGCTTAACAGGTGAATCATCTTTATACTCCTTCAATTTACATTCTTCTTCCATTGTTGGTGCCATTCTCAATAAACTTTCAAGAAATTCAGTCCCAAGTGTATCTGCATTACCTGTAAATCACCATAGATATGAAACTTAGAACCAAACATTTCACAATACATATCATCTTATAATGCCATTTTGTACCTTCTAAAAGTGCTTCAGAAACTTCCTCCACTGTCACATTGAGTGCTTTCAATAAAATTGCAATGTTCTGTGCCTTTTTGGGATCCAATACTCTATTCTCTTGGTTTGGTGATGGAAGAACGGTCCGCGGTGTCGTTTGATTTGGTTTCGAGTTCGGATTTACGACGAATAGTGTTTCGATCATCTCTTCATTCAACCTGCAGAAACTAAATTGTTAGAACCACGTGGAAGGACTTAACTGAATTCAAATAAAAGAACTAAACAAGTGGAATTGTTACTTGAATGAGCTTGATCTAAGGTGATCCCACACCATTTCACGACCAGAGCTAGCTCGTACTTTATCCCAATGTAATGCCTTTAACTTGGGTTTTAAACCTTCCTCCTGTTCTTCCATTATAAACGGTGTTGAAGAGGGTGTTAATGGAGGCAGCGGCTTTGATGTTTGTTGTGCAAAAGATACTGATGGAACTGGTTTTTCCCAGAGCCGTCGTTGCTTTGGAGGTGGCGGAGGTGGCGGAGGAGGCGGTGGAGATAAGATAGGTTTCTGTAAAGCTTTGTTAAGTCTTAAAGGAGATGATTCAGGGCTTTTTTCTAAAACTCTTTCTGGTGATGAAGAAGCTAAAGATGATAAAGAAGGGGCTTTACTGTAAAAATCAGGCTTCAATGGTGACATTTCTGGGCTTTCCTCGAAAGCTGTGTTTAACAATGGTGAATTTAAAGCTCTGTCTGGGGATGTAGAAGCCGAACAAACTGAAGGATCGTTGCTTTGAGAGTCTTTAGTACCAGGTGAAGCTAAAATCAATGGAGCTTTCATGTTTTGAACAAAATCCTTGAAGTTTTTAATCGATTCATCAAGCTTTTCGATCAATACTCTGTTTGGAGAAGATAGTGAAGGTGATGATGAATCAGGGTTTTCAACCAACGCCGGCGACGGTGAAGGAGGTTCCATGTTTGGATCGTTTGATTCTTTTACGAACACTCTATCTGGTGATGTGGAGATCAATGACAACGATGGAGACCGTATGGTCCCATTAATGGATGCATTTGAAACTCGTGGTGAGTCAATTAAAATCCTCTCCGGTGAAGCTTGAGTTTGTACGAGTTGTGGAGATTTCGGGTCGAGCCATCGGGAACTGAAACTAGCCGGCGGGGAAATACTAAGGGAACGAGACCTAGCCGGAGAACCCGAACTGGAAGATGAACACGAACAAGTACTACTAGATTCAATGGTTTTCGCCGCCGTGAATACCCTTCTTGACCCGGATCCGGTTCCGGCCGAACTATCACGCCCGCCCAATGACCCTCTCGGCGAATAAAACAcctcttcatcatcatcatcttctgtACCGGACTCTACTTCACCGTCCCGACAGTTCCGACCGGTGTTCTGTCGGGACAGAGGCGGCAATGGGTGGAGCTCCGGAGAGTACATTTTTGTCTGATCTAACTCGTCATTGCCCGGAGAGTCACCGGAACCGTCATCGAATCGGCCTTGTGAGTTCACCACAGTTCCCAAATAAAGGAACTCGGAACTGGTCGTCGACGTTGTTCTCACCTTACGAGCACCGGCggcattgttattgttattatcatTGTGGTTGTACTGGCATGCCCTACTGCTATTATCCGACGTTACGGTCTTGTTATCTTCAAAGCAGTCACGTCTCGGCCCACGTTGTCTACAATAGACAAAAACGATAATAGCGGCGACAATGGAGGCGGAAACGACGGCGGCGATAGTAAGGATAACGAGTTTCTGGGAATTATGTTTGGGGGTGGGAGTGTGAGGGATGACAAGGGAGGAAATATTGGCGGGAAACGAAGCGAAAGTGGAAGGAGGAGGAGGCGGGGGAGCGGAAGGGAAGGAAGGGAAAAATGGGGAACCTGGAGGAGAAGTGGCGGCAGAGGAAGATAAAGTGTATTTGGGGTTGGGTGGAGATGGAGGAGGTGGAAGAGAAGGTGGTTCAGAGGAAAGAGTGGAGTATGGTTCATGGAGGAGCCTACGATTAGGAACTTGAAGTGCTTCACATGATGAAAATGACCACCATAAAAGGAAGAAGAAACAGCCGCCGGCGACAAAGGAGGTGGAGGAAAGCATGGTGGTCTTTTGCAAGTTTAAGAGAAAGGAGAAATGCAGAGACAAAGAGATCGATTCATGGTATCAGTTAGTAGTTGAAGTAGAAGATTTGTGTTGGGTTACGAAgaaattttaacttaaaaaataaatgagcAACTTATAAATTGAAATGATTTTGTTTCCACGAACAAAGAAATGAATCCAGCTAAGattgttttttttataatttttatatttaaagattaaatttgtataaatatttatataatcactgcctttaattttttattacattttatatatttaataaattagtCCACTCAAAGAAAAATAGTAAGAGTGGCTTGAT belongs to Gossypium arboreum isolate Shixiya-1 chromosome 7, ASM2569848v2, whole genome shotgun sequence and includes:
- the LOC108466283 gene encoding formin-like protein 1, encoding MLSSTSFVAGGCFFFLLWWSFSSCEALQVPNRRLLHEPYSTLSSEPPSLPPPPSPPNPKYTLSSSAATSPPGSPFFPSFPSAPPPPPPSTFASFPANISSLVIPHTPTPKHNSQKLVILTIAAVVSASIVAAIIVFVYCRQRGPRRDCFEDNKTVTSDNSSRACQYNHNDNNNNNAAGARKVRTTSTTSSEFLYLGTVVNSQGRFDDGSGDSPGNDELDQTKMYSPELHPLPPLSRQNTGRNCRDGEVESGTEDDDDEEVFYSPRGSLGGRDSSAGTGSGSRRVFTAAKTIESSSTCSCSSSSSGSPARSRSLSISPPASFSSRWLDPKSPQLVQTQASPERILIDSPRVSNASINGTIRSPSLSLISTSPDRVFVKESNDPNMEPPSPSPALVENPDSSSPSLSSPNRVLIEKLDESIKNFKDFVQNMKAPLILASPGTKDSQSNDPSVCSASTSPDRALNSPLLNTAFEESPEMSPLKPDFYSKAPSLSSLASSSPERVLEKSPESSPLRLNKALQKPILSPPPPPPPPPPPKQRRLWEKPVPSVSFAQQTSKPLPPLTPSSTPFIMEEQEEGLKPKLKALHWDKVRASSGREMVWDHLRSSSFKLNEEMIETLFVVNPNSKPNQTTPRTVLPSPNQENRVLDPKKAQNIAILLKALNVTVEEVSEALLEGNADTLGTEFLESLLRMAPTMEEECKLKEYKDDSPVKLGPAERFLKMVLDIPFAFKRVDAMLYVANFESEIEYLKNSFETLEAACDELRNSRMFLKLLEAVLKTGNRMNVGTNRGDALAFKLDTLLKLIDVKGADGKTTLLHFVVQEIIRAEGARLLNTNQTPNSTLTEDARCRKLGLQVVSGLSSELTNVRKAAAMDSEALSSDVSKLSRGLENIGDVLRLNETMGLDESKEKFSESMNQFMKMAEQEIPRIQAHERLALSLVKEITEYFHGNSAKEEAHPFRIFMVVRDFLTVLDRICKEVGTINERTIVSSAHKFPVPVNPMMKQTFPVPVNPMMQQAFPGFQGNPHYDSDDETAPS